The Sandaracinobacteroides saxicola nucleotide sequence TGGAAAGGGGCTTCAGTTCGTCTTGCGCGGCGCCACGGTAAAGCGACCGGTCACGCGGCCACCCTGCCCGTCCATCGTCGAACGTCCGGACCGCAGGTCGATCGACAGACGGTTGCCGCGCAGGTTCGACGCCCCCTGCGCCAGCGTGACGTCCCCCACAAGTGTGACCAGCCGATTTTCCACGTCGTAAATCCCAAACCTGCCGGTCGCCTGTTCGCTGGGCGTCACCAGCCGCACCGCACCATCGGCATCGAGCCGGCGGATGACCGGATCGCCGTTCGCGGGCCGGGTATAGCTGACCTTGATGCGGTTGGCGTCCAGCGTCATCTTTGCCTGCCGCACGCGTACCTTGCCGGTGAAGATCGCCTGGTTGGCGGCATCCAGCACCTCGATCCGCTGCGCATCGACATCGATCGGCGCGCTGCTGTCATGACCACGCAACGCCGATGTCCCCTGCGCGGACAGCGGCATCGCCGCCATGGCACACAGCATCATCACCAGTCTCATCATGCCGCTCCCCTGCCGCGCGCCGGGATGATCCGCAAGCGGGCATTGCCCTCCAGCACGACTCGTTTGCCCTGGATGTCGGCGTACAGGCTGTTCGCCGCGAAAGTGCCCATCGGCAGGCGACCGGTGACGGGCTTTTTCGTGGTGACCGTCCGCCCACGCAGATTGACCTGTACCGTGTCGCTGTCGAGCGCGAAACCGCTTGCACTGTCCAGCTTCACCGGGCCGCTGACCTCCACGACATCGCTGTCCATGTCATAGAGCCCCGCCGGCGCCGTCACCGTCGCCGGCCCTTCGTTGTCCTGCACCCGCGCACGCAACGTCTTCAGCATCACCACCGGCGTATCGCTGGTCTTTTGCACCGCGTCGGCCGCGCTGATCTCGAACGGTTTGCCGTCGCTGGTTTCGCCGCGATACATCGCCTGTTCGATCCGCATGCGTTCGTTCGCCTGCCCCGCGCTGTCCTTCGACAGCAGGAAACTGAACTCCTGCGCGTTGAACAGCGGCAGCGCCAGCAGCAGGCCCAAGACGAAGATGGCCGCCAGCGGGAAGCCCAGCTTGGCGACGGCAACCATCCGGTCGCGCGTGCCGCCGGGCATCGCCGCGACGCGGCGCCGGTTCCGTTGCGCGGCCGCAAGCTCCGTCATCAGGCGTGCGCGAACAGGTCGGTATCCGGCCAGCCCATCAGGTCGAGCCTGGCGCGCCAGGGCAGGAAATCGAACATTGCCTGTGCCACCTCGGTACGGCCGTCGCGCGCCAGCCGCTCAACCAGAATGGCGTGCATGCGGTGCAGGTAGCGGACATCGGAGGCGGCGTAGTCCTTCTGCGCTTCGCTCAGCGTTTCTGCTGCCCAATCAGAGCTTTGTTGTGCCTTGCTGATATCAACCGCCAGCAGTTCGCGGACAAGATCCTTCAATCCGTGGCGGTCGGTATAGGTGCGCACCAGCCTGCTCGCCACCTTGGTGCAGAACAGCGGTGCCGCGGTCACATGCAGATAATGGGCGATCACCGCCACATCGAAACGCGCGAAATGATATAGCTTCAACCGCGCTGGATCGGCCAGCACCGCCTGCAGGTTGGGGGCGTCATAGCCTGCCGGAAAGCGCACCAGATGCTCATCCCCGCGCCCATCGGCAATCTGCAACAGGCACAGGCGGTCGCGCAGCGGGTTCAACCCCAATGTTTCGGTATCGACAGCCAGCGCGGCGCCCGGGGCGAAGATATCGGCGGGCAGATCACCCTCATGCAGATGGATCGTCATCCCGTCCTCATAGGCATGGCATGCGTGCGATGCTACCCCGGCCGATAGGGCGTTCCGCCCTGTGCCGCCAGGTCGCGCGCGTCGAACAGCACCGGCTTCCACTTCTCGGCGGCGAAAAGCCGGCTCTGGTCGGCATAATGTACGCTTTTCGGCCGCTCGATGGCGCTGCCGAACGGCTGGACGCTTTGCGACCGCACCCGCCCATCCGGATCCCATTCCACCAGCATGATGAAACTGTCACCATTGAACCCCGCCAGTCGGCCATCGGGCGTGCGCCGCCAGTAATAGGCCCGCAGGGCGTCCGGGCCACCGCTGATCGAAACATCGCTTTTCCCGCGGCGCACGCGCGCCAACTCGGCATAGGGCGGGTCGAGTCGCTGCCAGTTGCTTCTTAGAAAGGCGACAACATCCACCAGGGCGGCCCGCGGTTCGGGCAGGGGATCGCCACGATAGACCTTGCGCACGCCTTCGCCGATCAGCAGCGCCGCCAGCGAATCCGCTGATCCGATGCCGTCCAATGTCCAGTCCCAGGTCCGCAACAGGGCCTGGGCCGCGGCGATGTCGCCATCTCTCGCAGCGTCCACACCCAGCAACTTCGCCATCCAAACGCCAGCCCACCCGCTGCGACTGTAGCCCTTGTCGAACTTGGTGCGAAGCAGCCGATCCCGGTCGATCGGGCCGGGGTCTGCCAGCAATTCGCCGAAGCGCCACGCCCGATTGGTCATATAGGTTTCGATGCCCAGTTCCGGCGCAAAGTCCGCCCGCCGCAGATTGCTGCCGGCGGCGGTCGCCACAAAAGGCGTATTGTTGCTGTTCGCCACCCAGCCCGGCACCGGATCGATCAGGGCCGGCACGGCGGTGAACGGCCGATAGCGCGTCCACAGCGTCTTCGACGTGTCGCCCGGCACGATGCCCCGCCAATCATAGCCAGGCGCACGGTCGGGGAATTTGGCATTGTAAAAAAACGCGATATGCCCGGCGGCATCGGCATAGACGAAATTCGTGGCGACCACCCCCTGCTTCGCCATCGCCGCGCGCCATTCGGCGAAATCGCGGGCCCGGTTGAGCCGGTAATATTGTTCGACATTGCCGCTTTCGCCCTGGCCCGCATAGCGTATCGCAAACTGCCCCTGTGGTGTTTCGAAGGCCGGGCCGTGGATGCTTCGTTTCACGCGGTGCGGCACCGGCAGAACGAACGGTCCGAACCGCACCTTAAGCCAAAGCATTTTCGATTCGAACGCCACCCAACGCCCGTCGAGGCGATAGGCGCTGCCAGCGCCGTTCACCGTCAGGCGATAGACATCGATCAGATCGGGCCGGTTGACGGTATTGGCCCAACCCAGCGTGCGATTATGCCCCAGCAGCGGATAGGGCGCGCCGGGAAACAACGCGCCGGCGAAATCCCAGCCCTCCCCCGAATGCACCACCACCTCCCACCAGGCGACGGGGCCGGTCCAGGGCTGGTGCGAATTGACGATCAGTCGCGTCACGC carries:
- a CDS encoding LptA/OstA family protein — its product is MMRLVMMLCAMAAMPLSAQGTSALRGHDSSAPIDVDAQRIEVLDAANQAIFTGKVRVRQAKMTLDANRIKVSYTRPANGDPVIRRLDADGAVRLVTPSEQATGRFGIYDVENRLVTLVGDVTLAQGASNLRGNRLSIDLRSGRSTMDGQGGRVTGRFTVAPRKTN
- the lptC gene encoding LPS export ABC transporter periplasmic protein LptC; the encoded protein is MTELAAAQRNRRRVAAMPGGTRDRMVAVAKLGFPLAAIFVLGLLLALPLFNAQEFSFLLSKDSAGQANERMRIEQAMYRGETSDGKPFEISAADAVQKTSDTPVVMLKTLRARVQDNEGPATVTAPAGLYDMDSDVVEVSGPVKLDSASGFALDSDTVQVNLRGRTVTTKKPVTGRLPMGTFAANSLYADIQGKRVVLEGNARLRIIPARGRGAA
- a CDS encoding ribonuclease D, translating into MTIHLHEGDLPADIFAPGAALAVDTETLGLNPLRDRLCLLQIADGRGDEHLVRFPAGYDAPNLQAVLADPARLKLYHFARFDVAVIAHYLHVTAAPLFCTKVASRLVRTYTDRHGLKDLVRELLAVDISKAQQSSDWAAETLSEAQKDYAASDVRYLHRMHAILVERLARDGRTEVAQAMFDFLPWRARLDLMGWPDTDLFAHA
- a CDS encoding penicillin acylase family protein — its product is MTITRDRYGVPHIVGRRDADVGYGLAWAHAEDDFTTLQEVFASVRGRSGALLGPEGAKLDVALELTRARAVATRDWPKLPADLRALILAYAQGLNDYAAQHPAEVRLRQLFPVTGEDVVAGFVLRSPFFFGLDRVLAPLSEGRLPPRDAEPVKPGESSTDTRPVEMKGSNAFAVTGRRSGDGVTRLIVNSHQPWTGPVAWWEVVVHSGEGWDFAGALFPGAPYPLLGHNRTLGWANTVNRPDLIDVYRLTVNGAGSAYRLDGRWVAFESKMLWLKVRFGPFVLPVPHRVKRSIHGPAFETPQGQFAIRYAGQGESGNVEQYYRLNRARDFAEWRAAMAKQGVVATNFVYADAAGHIAFFYNAKFPDRAPGYDWRGIVPGDTSKTLWTRYRPFTAVPALIDPVPGWVANSNNTPFVATAAGSNLRRADFAPELGIETYMTNRAWRFGELLADPGPIDRDRLLRTKFDKGYSRSGWAGVWMAKLLGVDAARDGDIAAAQALLRTWDWTLDGIGSADSLAALLIGEGVRKVYRGDPLPEPRAALVDVVAFLRSNWQRLDPPYAELARVRRGKSDVSISGGPDALRAYYWRRTPDGRLAGFNGDSFIMLVEWDPDGRVRSQSVQPFGSAIERPKSVHYADQSRLFAAEKWKPVLFDARDLAAQGGTPYRPG